A window of Oncorhynchus nerka isolate Pitt River linkage group LG4, Oner_Uvic_2.0, whole genome shotgun sequence contains these coding sequences:
- the nr5a1b gene encoding steroidogenic factor 1b yields the protein MEYTYDVDLEELCPVCGDKVSGYHYGLLTCESCKGFFKRTVQNNKRYTCAENQDCKIDKTQRKRCPFCRFQKCLNVGMRLEAVRADRMRGGRNKFGPMYKRDRALKQQKKALIRATGLKMETTPPMLSPDTQTDYTFTGSLPGLHPLPKGILHTTTTPIAPTDYDRSLYGPPSLGMAMPGLPPHAPLPPQYQYASFPSRAIKSEYPDHYTSSPDSVVGSYTYPEQVYSGPGSPQVPGVPQLVLEFLRCDPDELQVQSKIAAHLQQEQSGQGGKGQERLSPFSLMCHMADQTLFSIVEWARSCIFFKELKVGDQMKLLHNCWSELLVLDFISRQVQHGKEGSVLLVTGQEVELASIASQAGATLTSLVQRGQELVEKLQTLQADRREIACFKFLILFNPDVKLLESQAFVEGVQEQVNGALLEYTMCAYPQHLDKFSRLLMRLPELKALSAQAEDYLCYKHLSGEVPCNNLLIEMLHAKRACA from the exons ATGGAGTACACTTATGATGTCGATTTGGAAGAGCTATGTCCTGTTTGTGGCGATAAGGTGTCGGGATACCACTATGGACTACTGACGTGTGAAAGCTGTAAG ggtTTCTTCAAAAGAACGGTTCAAAATAATAAGAGGTATACATGTGCAGAAAACCAGGATTGTAAAATTGACAAAACTCAGAGGAAACGGTGTCCATTTTGTCGGTTTCAGAAATGCCTGAATGTTGGAATGCGATTAGAAG CTGTCCGAGCCGATCGCATGCGAGGAGGCCGGAATAAGTTTGGCCCCATGTACAAGCGCGACCGAGCCCTCAAGCAGCAGAAGAAAGCGTTGATTCGAGCCACTGGCCTCAAGATGGAGACCACCCCTCCGATGCTGTCCCCTGACACCCAGACAGACTACACCTTCACCGGCAGTCTCCCGGGCCTCCACCCGCTCCCCAAGGGCATCCTCCACACCACCACGACCCCCATCGCCCCCACAGACTACGACCGCAGCCTCTACGGACCCCCCTCACTGGGCATGGCTATGCCTGGACTCCCCCCCCATGCACCCCTACCCCCCCAGTACCAGTATGCCTCCTTCCCCAGCAGGGCGATCAAGTCCGAGTACCCGGACCACTACACAAGCTCCCCAGACTCGGTAGTGGGCAGCTACACCTACCCGGAGCAGGTATACTCTGGACCGGGCTCTCCGCAGGTCCCCGGGGTGCCTCAGCTGGTGCTGGAGTTTCTGCGATGTGACCCGGACGAGCTGCAGGTGCAGAGTAAGATCGCTGCTCACCTTCAGCAGGAGCAGAGTGGCCAGGGGGGCAAGGGTCAGGAGAGACTCAGCCCCTTCAGCCTAATGTGTCACATGGCTGACCAGACGCTCTTCTCCATCGTGGAGTGGGCCCGGAGCTGTATCTTCTTCAAGGAGCTCAAG GTAGGAGATCAGATGAAGCTGCTTCACAACTGCTGGAGCGAGCTGCTGGTGTTGGACTTCATCTCCAGGCAAGTCCAACACGGCAAGGAGGGCAGCGTTCTACTGGTCACAGGGCAGGAG GTGGAGCTGGCGTCCATAGCGTCCCAGGCAGGAGCCACTCTCACAAGCCTGGTGCAGAGAGGACAGGAGCTAGTTGAGAAACTACAGACCCTACAGGCGGACCGCAGAGAAATTGCCTGCTTCAAGTTCCTCATCCTCTTCAACCCCG ATGTGAAGCTACTGGAGAGCCAGGCATTCGTGGAGGGCGTCCAGGAGCAGGTGAACGGGGCTCTGCTGGAGTACACCATGTGTGCTTACCCCCAGCACCTGGACAAGTTCAGCCGGCTGCTGATGCGCCTGCCTGAGCTCAAGGCCTTGTCGGCACAGGCCGAGGACTACCTCTGCTACAAGCACCTGAGCGGAGAGGTGCCCTGCAACAACCTGCTCATCGAGATGCTGCACGCCAAGAGGGCGTGCGCTTGA